A window of the Dioscorea cayenensis subsp. rotundata cultivar TDr96_F1 chromosome 14, TDr96_F1_v2_PseudoChromosome.rev07_lg8_w22 25.fasta, whole genome shotgun sequence genome harbors these coding sequences:
- the LOC120275727 gene encoding uncharacterized protein LOC120275727 produces the protein MPSRCPSETPTPPPPFQTSSPLRRFQRIQGLAPPPLPLRVRPPLSRPLRLPLLYCRPLQPPLPPIPFLIAVLAFSHLLFALLKLSFNHSSSKQYEKQLSLLSRFIDCKTRAGDDHRRTFCADFLPCLEILTGILVGDKAAPVDILRRFLPAPI, from the exons ATGCCATCCCGATGCCCCTCCGAAACCCCAACCCCGCCGCCCCCTTTTCAAACCTCATCTCCGCTCCGACGATTTCAACGAATCCAAGGCTTAGCTCCTCCGCCTCTGCCTCTCCGAGTCCGACCTCCCTTGTCTCGTCCGCTCCGCCTTCCTCTCCTCTACTGCCGCCCTCTCCAACCTCCCCTCCCCCCGATCCCCTTCCTCATTGCTGTCCTCGCCTTCTCCCACCTCCTCTTTGCCCTCCTCAAGCTCTCCTTCAATCACTCCTCCTCAAAGCAATATGAGAAGCAACTGAGTCTTCTCTCCAGATTCATAG ATTGCAAGACTCGCGCTGGCGACGATCACAGGCGGACTTTCTGTGCTGATTTTCTGCCCTGCCTTGAGATTCTCACGGGCATTTTGGTTGGGGACAAAGCAGCTCCAGTGGACATTCTCCGTCGTTTCCTGCCCGCCCCCATCTAG